A single genomic interval of Hemibagrus wyckioides isolate EC202008001 linkage group LG13, SWU_Hwy_1.0, whole genome shotgun sequence harbors:
- the nfe2l1b gene encoding endoplasmic reticulum membrane sensor NFE2L1b isoform X1, whose amino-acid sequence MLYLKKYFTEGLIQFTILLSLIGVRVDVDTYLNSQLPPLREIILGPSSAYTQTQFHNLRNTLDGYGIHPKSVDLDHFFAIRRLLNQVRSLDHLRVPSTELNAWLVHRDPETVVSAASQSSPSIALDNGGSLEDVNSPEPSAMRGAGSTSESTYSLSGEDSLGAVAPEANQEQGNRDSVDELSKEDIDLIDILWRQDIDLGAGREVFNYSSRQKDDGDKPNEVNEEASVREEDWRNGVNLQEGQGVTLVDGETGESIPEELSRLGTQTSMSLQECLRLLEATFPFGEESEFQATDAAPQLRGPAENAPSTSQGLSLPAPLTQSDAPLDLEQQWQDIMAIMELQEMDVNNTAENTNLNNLNNTQANTNESGTMTSFGVSQSSLINQDVSLHQASLPSCSQDLPSLFNSDLDPSVGQRPTLLRLSSSNSSNINSTFGVTNLTGLYLPPLNSTNNLTSSPVLPDPFVSLLEESMLDEISLLDLAMEEGFSQAQASQLEDELDSDSGLSLDSGQSPASPSNSETSCSSAASSSSTSATFSEEGAVGYSTDSEVATAEAEEGAVGGYQPEYSKLCRMSYQDPSHFHNLPQLDSINHNHTYNLPLASSYPEQPQLLGSCSKKCRDKHLQQTKIHPPREFIDKQSSRDERRARAMKIPFSNDKIVNLPVEEFNELLSKHHLSEAQLSLIRDIRRRGKNKMAAQNCRKRKLDTIIKLEQGVQDLRRDKARLLKEKMECLRSIRQMKQKVQILYQEVFSQLRDEEGRPYPASEYCLQYSADGSVLITPRSMTLEQSRKPDKKPKDKKK is encoded by the exons ATGCTTTACTTGAAAAAGTACTTCACAGAGGGTCTGATTCAGTTCACTATCCTCCTGAGTCTCATTGGGGTGCGGGTGGACGTGGACACCTACTTAAACAGTCAGCTGCCCCCGCTCCGTGAAATCATCTTGGGCCCGAGCTCAgcctacacacagacacagtttcACAACCTGCGCAACACCCTGGACGGCTATGGCATCCATCCGAAAAGCGTGGACCTGGACCATTTCTTTGCCATTCGTCGGCTGCTGAATCAGGTGCGCTCTCTGGATCACCTGCGTGTGCCCAGCACTGAGCTGAACGCTTGGCTGGTACACCGTGACCCTGAGACAGTGGTGTCTGCAGCCAGCCAGTCCAGCCCCAGCATTGCCCTGGACAATGGCGGCAGCCTGGAGGACGTGAACAGCCCTGAACCCTCGGCCATGAGAGGGGCCGGCAGCACTTCTGAGTCAACCTACAGCCTTAGTGGAGAGGACAGTTTGGGTGCTGTGGCCCCTGAGGCCAACCAGGAGCAAGGCAACAGAGACAGCGTTGATGAGCTTTCTAAAGAG GACATAGACCTTATAGATATCCTCTGGAGACAGGATATTGACCTCGGAGCTGGACGGGAAGTGTTTAACTACAGCAGCAGGCAGAAGGATGATGGAGATAAACCGAATGAGGTAAATGAAGAGGCAAGTGTACGGGAGGAGGACTGGAGGAATGGAGTCAATCTGCAGGAGGGTCAGGGCGTAACTCTTGTGGATGGAGAGACCGGGGAGAGCATACCTGAGGAG CTTTCTCGCCTTGGTACACAGACTTCTATGTCCCTACAGGAATGCTTAAGGCTTCTGGAGGCCACCTTCCCTTTTGGAGAGGAATCAGAG TTCCAGGCTACAGACGCTGCCCCTCAACTGAGAGGCCCTGCAGAAAATGCTCCTTCAACATCTCAGGGGCTTTCACTGCCTGCCCCTTTGACTCAATCCGATGCACCTTTAGACCTGGAACAGCAATGGCAAGACATAATGGCAATCATGGAACTACAG GAAATGGATGTGAATAACACAGCAGAAAATACCAATCTCAACAACCTGAATAACACTCAAGCTAATACCAATGAATCGGGCACAATGACCAGTTTTGGTGTTTCACAATCCAGTCTGATCAACCAGGATGTGAGTCTCCATCAGGCGTCCCTCCCAAGCTGCAGCCAGGACCTCCCCAGCCTTTTCAACTCTGACTTAGATCCTTCTGTTGGACAACGACCTACTCTCCTTAGGCTCTCTTCTAGCAATTCATCTAATATTAACTCAACATTTGGAGTCACAAATCTTACTGGACTGTACCTCCCACCACTCAACAGCACCAACAACTTAACCTCTTCCCCAGTGTTGCCAGACCCCTTTGTTAGCCTGCTGGAGGAGTCCATGCTGGACGAAATTAGCCTGCTAGACCTTGCAATGGAGGAAGGGTTCAGTCAGGCTCAAGCTTCTCAGCTAGAAGATGAGCTCGACTCGGACTCTGGATTGTCTTTGGATTCTGGCCAGAGCCCTGCCTCTCCCAGCAACTCTGAGACGTCTTGTTCCTCGGCcgcatcctcctcctccacctctgcCACTTTCTCTGAGGAAGGTGCTGTGGGCTACAGCACAGATTCTGAAGTGGCCACAGCAGAAGCAGAAGAGGGAGCCGTCGGAGGCTACCAGCCTGAATACAGCAAGCTGTGCCGGATGAGCTATCAAGATCCCTCCCATTTTCACAACCTGCCACAGCTGGACAGCATCAATCACAACCACACCTACAATTTGCCACTGGCCTCCTCGTACCCTGAGCAGCCCCAGCTGCTTGGATCCTGCAGTAAAAAATGCAGAGACAAGCACCTCCAACAAACCAAGATTCATCCACCACGAGAGTTCATTGACAAGCAATCTAGCCGCGATGAACGTCGGGCCAGAGCCATGAAAATCCCCTTTTCCAATGATAAAATTGTCAACCTTCCCGTTGAAGAGTTCAACGAGCTTCTGTCTAAACACCACCTCAGTGAGGCCCAGCTTTCTCTCATCCGCGATATACGCAGGCGTGgcaaaaacaaaatggctgcgCAGAACTGCCGCAAACGCAAACTGGACACCATCATCAAGCTTGAGCAAGGTGTGCAGGATCTGCGGCGTGACAAAGCCCGGCTGCTGAAGGAGAAAATGGAGTGTCTGCGCTCTATCAGGCAGATGAAGCAGAAGGTGCAGATCCTTTATCAGGAAGTGTTCAGCCAGCTGCGTGATGAAGAAGGCAGACCTTATCCTGCTAGCGAGTATTGCCTGCAGTACAGTGCTGATGGTAGCGTGCTCATCACACCAAGAAGCATGACTCTTGAGCAAAGCCGAAAGCCTGACAAGAAACCTAAGGACAAAAAGAAGTGA
- the nfe2l1b gene encoding endoplasmic reticulum membrane sensor NFE2L1b isoform X2 has translation MLYLKKYFTEGLIQFTILLSLIGVRVDVDTYLNSQLPPLREIILGPSSAYTQTQFHNLRNTLDGYGIHPKSVDLDHFFAIRRLLNQVRSLDHLRVPSTELNAWLVHRDPETVVSAASQSSPSIALDNGGSLEDVNSPEPSAMRGAGSTSESTYSLSGEDSLGAVAPEANQEQGNRDSVDELSKEDIDLIDILWRQDIDLGAGREVFNYSSRQKDDGDKPNEVNEEASVREEDWRNGVNLQEGQGVTLVDGETGESIPEEECLRLLEATFPFGEESEFQATDAAPQLRGPAENAPSTSQGLSLPAPLTQSDAPLDLEQQWQDIMAIMELQEMDVNNTAENTNLNNLNNTQANTNESGTMTSFGVSQSSLINQDVSLHQASLPSCSQDLPSLFNSDLDPSVGQRPTLLRLSSSNSSNINSTFGVTNLTGLYLPPLNSTNNLTSSPVLPDPFVSLLEESMLDEISLLDLAMEEGFSQAQASQLEDELDSDSGLSLDSGQSPASPSNSETSCSSAASSSSTSATFSEEGAVGYSTDSEVATAEAEEGAVGGYQPEYSKLCRMSYQDPSHFHNLPQLDSINHNHTYNLPLASSYPEQPQLLGSCSKKCRDKHLQQTKIHPPREFIDKQSSRDERRARAMKIPFSNDKIVNLPVEEFNELLSKHHLSEAQLSLIRDIRRRGKNKMAAQNCRKRKLDTIIKLEQGVQDLRRDKARLLKEKMECLRSIRQMKQKVQILYQEVFSQLRDEEGRPYPASEYCLQYSADGSVLITPRSMTLEQSRKPDKKPKDKKK, from the exons ATGCTTTACTTGAAAAAGTACTTCACAGAGGGTCTGATTCAGTTCACTATCCTCCTGAGTCTCATTGGGGTGCGGGTGGACGTGGACACCTACTTAAACAGTCAGCTGCCCCCGCTCCGTGAAATCATCTTGGGCCCGAGCTCAgcctacacacagacacagtttcACAACCTGCGCAACACCCTGGACGGCTATGGCATCCATCCGAAAAGCGTGGACCTGGACCATTTCTTTGCCATTCGTCGGCTGCTGAATCAGGTGCGCTCTCTGGATCACCTGCGTGTGCCCAGCACTGAGCTGAACGCTTGGCTGGTACACCGTGACCCTGAGACAGTGGTGTCTGCAGCCAGCCAGTCCAGCCCCAGCATTGCCCTGGACAATGGCGGCAGCCTGGAGGACGTGAACAGCCCTGAACCCTCGGCCATGAGAGGGGCCGGCAGCACTTCTGAGTCAACCTACAGCCTTAGTGGAGAGGACAGTTTGGGTGCTGTGGCCCCTGAGGCCAACCAGGAGCAAGGCAACAGAGACAGCGTTGATGAGCTTTCTAAAGAG GACATAGACCTTATAGATATCCTCTGGAGACAGGATATTGACCTCGGAGCTGGACGGGAAGTGTTTAACTACAGCAGCAGGCAGAAGGATGATGGAGATAAACCGAATGAGGTAAATGAAGAGGCAAGTGTACGGGAGGAGGACTGGAGGAATGGAGTCAATCTGCAGGAGGGTCAGGGCGTAACTCTTGTGGATGGAGAGACCGGGGAGAGCATACCTGAGGAG GAATGCTTAAGGCTTCTGGAGGCCACCTTCCCTTTTGGAGAGGAATCAGAG TTCCAGGCTACAGACGCTGCCCCTCAACTGAGAGGCCCTGCAGAAAATGCTCCTTCAACATCTCAGGGGCTTTCACTGCCTGCCCCTTTGACTCAATCCGATGCACCTTTAGACCTGGAACAGCAATGGCAAGACATAATGGCAATCATGGAACTACAG GAAATGGATGTGAATAACACAGCAGAAAATACCAATCTCAACAACCTGAATAACACTCAAGCTAATACCAATGAATCGGGCACAATGACCAGTTTTGGTGTTTCACAATCCAGTCTGATCAACCAGGATGTGAGTCTCCATCAGGCGTCCCTCCCAAGCTGCAGCCAGGACCTCCCCAGCCTTTTCAACTCTGACTTAGATCCTTCTGTTGGACAACGACCTACTCTCCTTAGGCTCTCTTCTAGCAATTCATCTAATATTAACTCAACATTTGGAGTCACAAATCTTACTGGACTGTACCTCCCACCACTCAACAGCACCAACAACTTAACCTCTTCCCCAGTGTTGCCAGACCCCTTTGTTAGCCTGCTGGAGGAGTCCATGCTGGACGAAATTAGCCTGCTAGACCTTGCAATGGAGGAAGGGTTCAGTCAGGCTCAAGCTTCTCAGCTAGAAGATGAGCTCGACTCGGACTCTGGATTGTCTTTGGATTCTGGCCAGAGCCCTGCCTCTCCCAGCAACTCTGAGACGTCTTGTTCCTCGGCcgcatcctcctcctccacctctgcCACTTTCTCTGAGGAAGGTGCTGTGGGCTACAGCACAGATTCTGAAGTGGCCACAGCAGAAGCAGAAGAGGGAGCCGTCGGAGGCTACCAGCCTGAATACAGCAAGCTGTGCCGGATGAGCTATCAAGATCCCTCCCATTTTCACAACCTGCCACAGCTGGACAGCATCAATCACAACCACACCTACAATTTGCCACTGGCCTCCTCGTACCCTGAGCAGCCCCAGCTGCTTGGATCCTGCAGTAAAAAATGCAGAGACAAGCACCTCCAACAAACCAAGATTCATCCACCACGAGAGTTCATTGACAAGCAATCTAGCCGCGATGAACGTCGGGCCAGAGCCATGAAAATCCCCTTTTCCAATGATAAAATTGTCAACCTTCCCGTTGAAGAGTTCAACGAGCTTCTGTCTAAACACCACCTCAGTGAGGCCCAGCTTTCTCTCATCCGCGATATACGCAGGCGTGgcaaaaacaaaatggctgcgCAGAACTGCCGCAAACGCAAACTGGACACCATCATCAAGCTTGAGCAAGGTGTGCAGGATCTGCGGCGTGACAAAGCCCGGCTGCTGAAGGAGAAAATGGAGTGTCTGCGCTCTATCAGGCAGATGAAGCAGAAGGTGCAGATCCTTTATCAGGAAGTGTTCAGCCAGCTGCGTGATGAAGAAGGCAGACCTTATCCTGCTAGCGAGTATTGCCTGCAGTACAGTGCTGATGGTAGCGTGCTCATCACACCAAGAAGCATGACTCTTGAGCAAAGCCGAAAGCCTGACAAGAAACCTAAGGACAAAAAGAAGTGA